GAAATACCTCCGTAATTAAGACAAAGAAGTAAGACAAACATTTTCATTCAaacttaaataatgaaaaacatgaAGGTAAAATTCATGATGTTCTTCGTGGTTTACACTGAAATAGGATCTATTACATTACACGAACATCCATTAATATAAACTTCAACTATTAAATCATCAATTGCACAATTATCAACCTCAAACACCATCACATCTCCCTCCTTCAAGCCATATTCTCGTAATATCCCATTAATGTGGACTATAGCTTTTGTATCACTCCAAGCCCGAACTCACAACTATAAAGCATTATCAAACCAAAAACCTATTACAAAATTGTTTTCAATCAAAGATATTAAATGTCAAAACAGTTCATGtacttacatttttataatcttcATTTGTTGTGCAATCCATAACTGtgaattaaacaaaaacaattaatcaaCATTCACTAAAGTAATCCACATTTACGAAGTAAACTAACTTAATCAACAAACAATGATCAAAGTTCATAAACAACCTTAAATCgacaacaagaacaaatatTAAGTCATGTTTCCAACCACCACATGGAATTCTCTTGAATAAGAAAAATCATGCTATCACAAAAGGTATCCGTTGTACATCACTCATTGTTGGTGTAGTGGAAAATTATTTAGCCAAACATCTTGTGCAATTGGACccttctttaatttgaatcttCCAAACATAACAAAGCAATCCGACAAGGTAAAATTACCTATTTGTCAAccaatactaaaaaaaattaaatatataacacgTTTGACCAATTCTATCACTTACCTAATGACAccattaaatttgaaataatctCTTAAGCTAAACTCACTTCAGAAAGAAAAGCCTTTCACGTGAGTGGGGAAATACGATATTCCAGAATACCTTAATTATGTTCTGTTTCAGGTGATGTTAGGGACAAAACGAAGTTCAAATGATTTGCTTGACTGCCCAAAACCGAGTTAagcttgttttgttttgcacAGTGACTTTTGTAACCATCAATTTTGGTTGGGACACCTTAAAACCTAGAACAGAGTAAGCGACCATTTTGGAACACGCACCTAACTGCCTGGGAGACTCTTTCAAATTTGGAGTTCCATCACATTACTCTATGTTCATCATATTTCCTTTTTATGCAGCTTCtcatcaacaacaaacataaataatataacattacaaGGTGGAACTTCAATCAAACCCCAACATTCACGAATCGGAGAAgacgaaaaacaaaaaatcattgtttttgcACATTAAGCACATGCCTCAGAAAACAATAACCACAACTCAAAAAACCAACTCGACAAACTCAAAATGGTACCGTACCAAGTCAccgggattagggtttaggggggATTTACCTTCGACCAAATGGAAGCGAAGGTTCCCGGCGGTGATGCGGACGGTGACGGACAACCGGAGTGCGGCGGCGACAGTCTTTCCGGTGAGCAGGAGATGGTCAGAGGTTGGTGACGAAATGGAAGGAGTTCGAAATGGGTGTGACGAAATGGGAGGGGTTGTCGAAAATGGGAATCCCAAATTTGAAACCAAAACCCTacacaaattcaaatttcagaacCAAATTCACTTTCCTCTCTCTGCCACGCGTCATGATCTGAGGGAATGTTCAAAAAGCAAGCCATTTCTCTCTCCTTGCCACGTGGACCAATGAGTGTGTGACACGTGGGGtgtgtctaaatgttgtctGAATCTGTTGTCtacatatcattttccatatttttatatctttagcTTTGTGAGAAAAGTTCAGTACaacttttgaattattttcaattcaacttttgcatttttaaatCTATGTATTTAAACGTATCTAGTCTTGTTTACTTATCAGTCTATGATTTcctcaaataaattttatttcctgAATCTTCGATAGAAATGACCGAAATCGATCACAACTTTCTAATCCAATATTAGATTAGTAGATCTTAATTCTTGCGTGCTCAATATTTCCACAGTAGTTTCAAAAAGGGTTTAATTGATAGACTATTTCATCCACccattaaattaataattttccaGGCGCTGTTTATGATGTTTagattacttttaaataattgcCTACCTGAGCAACACCAGTGGTTGCTGGTTACACAATGTCACGTATGCAATAGTAAAGAACTCCCGAAGCAATTTGCTTCAAGCAGAAgcaaaagataaagaaaaataatgcaatAGTATTCATTTCAAGGGGAATGTCAGCAGACAACATCTCATGGTTATCACATTTAAAAAAGTGACAGAGTCTTGAAAGAAGAAGTCAAACCTAACAAATTTCAATCAATAACAGAAAAACTACTGAATTTTTATGCAATTGAGGAAGTAttgattgtatttattttactttaataagtAACGAAGAATTACAGTGCAAAAACTATGGAATCGAAGAGGAGCCGTGAAGCAATTAACCAGAATTGGTTAAATTGTTCAAAGACACTCTAATCTTTTTCAATTCCATtatgaaaaaatcatttgattTCTGTTTAAGAGCACCCTTCCAATCAgtctttcttttcttgacttTCAAAAACCCATTTCATTCTCCTCAGTCTGCATAAATTTGTCTTCCTGGGAAGcaaaaaaaatcaagtaaaatgCTGCACTTCCACGGCGGGATCATGTTCCATTTGGTCTACCTGAGCATACTTATAAAGCTTCTCATTAAACAGTACCTGGGGATCCTTGTCAATCAAAGCCCCATTCTCGTCATAGGCATCCTTCAAGAACACAGCCCAATTCATCTCAGTCCCTGCCAAGTAAAACGCTCTGGGCTGTTTCCGCAGCATCTGATAAGTATGCTTCGTCAAACTAAACTCCTCCTTGAACTCCACAAGGTGATGAATGGAAGCCCTCTTCTCCAAAGTCAAGCTCAAGAACTCATGAATCAACCCGACCCGATACTTTTCCGCCTCCAACGTCCACAAATCAAACCTATGCCCATCCGAATAGGGAGACACCAAGGGAAGGGAGTTCAGCAAATCAAGCTTCCTATTATCGTCCAATTCCAATTCCAAATCCTTCCCATACTTCACCGGAAACCTAAACCTCCGCTTAGCCGAATCCTCGTCAACAACGAACTCCCTCTCAAGAGCACTCACGGCGAGAAGCGGGTCCCACTTCACCAACTCCAGCACCCTCTTGCCGTCGCTGTCAACCACTACTTTGAAAAAGTCAGGGTATTTGGCGACCCTGTCGCGGAAATCATCGGGGATGCCAAAGAGGGTTCTGCAGTGGTGGATTTTGCTCAAGGGGATGCGGTTGCGCGCGGACATCATAAGGAGTTTGCGAACCTTCTCGACGCGGTTCAGTTCCATTGCGTCCATGAGGGAGTGCTCCTCAGCGAGAAGGTCCTCCATGAGATCAGTGAAGCCGAGCCAGGACTTGCCGTCGGTGTGACGGTAGGTTTGAAAGAGGAGGGGGTGGCGCTGGAGGAAGCGGGAGACCTTACGGCCGCGCGGGAATCCGAGCTCGCGGTGGAGCTTGCCGGCGTCATCGAGGCGGAGGACGTGCTCCGGCTGGGCGGAGAGGAACTGCTTGGAGCGCGTGACGAAGCGTAGGAGGGCGTCGCGGTGGAGAATGCGCTCGAGCGAGGGAATGAGGTTGGGCTGGGTCTGGACCGGAGAGGTTCGAgggctgggcttgggcttacgttttttcttgaactttttGGGGGTTTTGGTGACAAGGAAGGAGGTGGAGAATGGGGCTGTGGAGGAGaaagggttagggtttagggtttttgaggATTCGACGGTGGAGACGAAGGAGGAGAAGCGCCAAGCCATTAATTGAGATGAAAATCATTGATCATCAACACGAAGGAGGAGAAGCGCCAAGCCATTAATTGAGATGAAAATCATTGATCATCAACGGTTTTATACGTGAGGATAGCAATCAACGGTGATTAGATGATCTAAAagtatgttattaaaaaaatatatacaaaaaatattttccgaCCTGCCGGATTCGAACCAGCGACCTAAGGATGTCTGTTAACAACTACAGTCCTCCGCTCTACCAACTGAGCTAAGGTCGGGATTTGAAATATTAATCAACggttattaataaataaaattatttgatttaaaaaaaatcattgtaaATGATCTTCACAAaacttttttagtttaaatttggTGTTaaataatgcattttttttctgtaatatCATCAAAACCCTTGTTGTATATACAGAATATGCAACTCTTACTTAGCACTTGAGTTTAACTACTTCTGTGTTTATTTTAGTCAAACTCTCTCTACATATATAATACTTCTGTATGGAACGTATAAGGTTTTCTAATAAGGGAGTTAGAATGCAAATATCTTAACTTATAattcttcttattttgttttacttgttgccttcttaaaatgatattttttttccagattaaatgtgaattttatatatatactcagGATTTGTTCTTAGTTATTAGCCCAATTCAATTCCAATCAATGAATTCCTGATTAAGTAGTTTTAATAGGATtctcattatttattaattctgATTTATCTTCGAATTAGGAAGATGGAAACTACATATCCTTTTACATTTGATGTTAGACCACCATCCAATGAAACCAATCCTTAATACGTAGTGCTTCAGTTTTAAACTATTATGATGATGGAActtgaattataataaaaaaatgttaaattaactattaactgaaattattatatatatatatatatatatatatatatatatatatatatatatatatatatatatatatatatatgtaaaaaaacacaAAGATGCGAGTTTATATAACATAGCCGGACATGCACATAGTGAAGAGGTAGTTATCATTAACTGTCCAATTCAAGTAATAACCAATTCACTTCTTTAATGTGACTAAAGATGGcatttatactaaaattttcAAGTCAAGTGAAAGATTATTGAAATTAGCCTGAGATGGTGAAAACCAGACAAAAGAAAAGTACGCATACACTGCGCCTTAATttggaaagaaatgaaaacttGGATCACACACTAAACTGATTCTCCAAACACGGAAATATAACTGAGTTTTAATCATATTAGGTAATTTTCACAGGCTAATGTTGAAAATGAGCTTGATTCCACGTTATATATATTGACAAGATTTATCAAAACATGGTTTTTCTGGGGTTTTACAGGAATGAGAGcagaaaaataattgtatagGGATATGAGGGAAATTTACTTATTCTATCATCATTCATCTTGCCAATCTTAAATCATCATGTGTGTAACTGTAACCAGATATCAcatgaaaaattgaatgaacCAGTATATACTTTCTTCATTTCATCCGCTCTGCTCTGCTCTGCTCCTCGTTTGATAATTACAAGGCCCTATGTATATATGCCTTACGGCTACATAGGAGTTGGATGGTATCATTGACGAGAATTCACTGTTTCCtctatgatttcttttttctgtcCAAAATTTTCAATCCCCACCTTCTATGGTGGAGCattatgataataaatgaaCACTGTgaaaatgaatatatgaatattatggTCTAATTTACTCTGGacttttaatgaattaatttgcCTGTTTCTTAAAGAAAGGTTTCTGACAGATCAGGAGTCTCTGATCGCTGTCACTTTCAATTTCTACGACTCGAGCATCCCACTTTAGCCGTTTCGTTAGAGCTCTGGCTGACTCTATTATAGGAACTGTGTCACGAATTATAATCCAACCCTGCAAATATCATCACCAATTGTCACCATATCAAATGGCCTAAAAATATACCAATCCATTCAATAGGAAGTACCTAAGCTATCTGCTAATAGCCTCCTGCAAATCTAAACCCCTTAGTACCTAAGAAGAATCCATTTTAGCTTTATGCTTCCACAGgtgaaaaacaaaagttaaagctttcccaaatgcacttaatttGATGATCACATTAGAGTTACTGGGCTGACCCTAGTGATTCTTAAATGGAGATTGAACTAACTGCACAATGAAGATGCATAccctacatatatatatacacaatacCATGCTGatagtaaaatttttaaaactagcgtcactgacaaaaaaaaaaaaaaagtaaggcCATAAATCACACAATATTAGGCAAATTGGCAATAAATCTTCAGCCAAATTAATATCCAGTTAGTATTAAATCATATGCTCAAATCCAGGccattatgatttaatttaataaagaaacaGAATCTATTGCATTGCTTTATGACAATAAAACCCAACCAAAGTGAAATCACGAGACTCCTTCTTTTGTTAAGTGTTTAGCTATGGTTATGAAAAGGTTATCCTCACTCCAGTGTTTATAACAAAAACGTATTCACGTATGTTCATagctttatatatttatacctTATAACATTATCGGATGAAGTGAGTAGGAAAACAAAACACTGTAAAGTTAAAAGTTAAAGGACCACAAATGGAAAGTCAAAGCCCGAGTATATTTACATACCTCCGGCCGAAGTATCCTGTCAATTTCAATGAACACGTCAAGCATCGCACATCTGTGCTGCTGAGCGAATTCAAGGGACAAAAGTCCTGCTGCATGCACCAAGTCATACGTTCTAGGGTACGTTGGAAAGGCCTCACACCTAGAAACCACAGAAGATCAAAATTGTAAGAGATATGTAACTGGCGACAAGTGTTCAGAAACAGTGCCCTTTTCAATTATCGGTGGCCCTTTCACAAGGAAGATAAGTTTAGAATATTTAATCTAATATGCAAAACTTTGGCATGTGATAGAGTTTAAAGATATAAACGCATTCCAAAGCATCGTTTAAAAGCTTAAGTTTAAAGATGAGTCAGTCCTTACAGCTCCTAttcacaatttaatttaattttggcGTTGAGTGGTATAAGGTTGTTCACTGTTCATGCTTAAGCCCGAATAGCTTTGTGATTAAGGGAATGTTAGAGATAGGTTAAACTAGTCCTTACTGATACAATCTTCAATATTTGTCAACTATTTtccaagaaacaaaagaaaataacttgGGAAGTAAAAACGGGAAGAGATGCCATATCACAagttttgaaattcaaatttctgGGATCGATATTTCAAATGCTAAGATGGATAAAGGACGATACACAATATTTCTACACAAGGAAATATAGCTGTGATACCATTTGAGTCAAGAAATTAAGGAAATAAACTAGTATTTTGACATGTACAAAAAGGCCATTTGATCAATaataaaaagagtattttttatgaattttagtCATGcgaaaagggggagaaggaaaTCAAGAAGGACAGTGGAGAAGGCTGCAAGACTAATCTCATCGTGAACGATTATCTCCAAGGATTTTGTCTTTTGACAAAACCAAA
This DNA window, taken from Vigna radiata var. radiata cultivar VC1973A chromosome 5, Vradiata_ver6, whole genome shotgun sequence, encodes the following:
- the LOC106761085 gene encoding protein ROOT PRIMORDIUM DEFECTIVE 1 isoform X1, translated to MAWRFSSFVSTVESSKTLNPNPFSSTAPFSTSFLVTKTPKKFKKKRKPKPSPRTSPVQTQPNLIPSLERILHRDALLRFVTRSKQFLSAQPEHVLRLDDAGKLHRELGFPRGRKVSRFLQRHPLLFQTYRHTDGKSWLGFTDLMEDLLAEEHSLMDAMELNRVEKVRKLLMMSARNRIPLSKIHHCRTLFGIPDDFRDRVAKYPDFFKVVVDSDGKRVLELVKWDPLLAVSALEREFVVDEDSAKRRFRFPVKYGKDLELELDDNRKLDLLNSLPLVSPYSDGHRFDLWTLEAEKYRVGLIHEFLSLTLEKRASIHHLVEFKEEFSLTKHTYQMLRKQPRAFYLAGTEMNWAVFLKDAYDENGALIDKDPQVLFNEKLYKYAQVDQMEHDPAVEVQHFT
- the LOC106761085 gene encoding protein ROOT PRIMORDIUM DEFECTIVE 1 isoform X2 yields the protein MAWRFSSFVSTVESSKTLNPNPFSSTAPFSTSFLVTKTPKKFKKKRKPKPSPRTSPVQTQPNLIPSLERILHRDALLRFVTRSKQFLSAQPEHVLRLDDAGKLHRELGFPRGRKVSRFLQRHPLLFQTYRHTDGKSWLGFTDLMEDLLAEEHSLMDAMELNRVEKVRKLLMMSARNRIPLSKIHHCRTLFGIPDDFRDRVAKYPDFFKVVVDSDGKRVLELVKWDPLLAVSALEREFVVDEDSAKRRFRFPVKYGKDLELELDDNRKLDLLNSLPLVSPYSDGHRFDLWTLEAEKYRVGLIHEFLSLTLEKRASIHHLVEFKEEFSLTKHTYQMLRKQPRAFYLAGTEMNWAVFLKDAYDENGALIDKDPQLWIAQQMKIIKICEFGLGVIQKL